The Tautonia plasticadhaerens region GGGGAGGACACGGCGGCCTTCCTCGCCCAGTTGCGGGGGGAGATCCGGGGGCCGATGACGATCCTCTGGGATCAGGGCAAGATCCACCGGCGATCGAGCGTGGTGAAGGCATACCTGGGGAAGCACCCGGGGATCGAGGCCGAGGACTTCCCCGGCTACGCCCCGGATGCGAACCCCGACGAGGGGGTCTGGGGCTGGACCAAGTACCACCGGCTTCCGAACTACGCCCCGGAGGACACGGACGAGCTTCGCTCCTGCCTCTGGAGCGAGCTGTCGGCCTTGCGAGGCAGGCCGGACCTGCTGGGCTCGTTCATCCGCCATGCCGAGATCCCACTCCAGCTGTAGGAGGCGTCTCGTTCGCCGTGCTGGTGTCAGTAATCCGGCCGGGCAGGGGGGGCGTCTCCAACCCCCGTTCAGGGTCACGGCGGTCGGCCGACCATGATCCGGTGCTACGCCAAGCCGATGGCCAGGACCTCGCGGGCCGCCTCGACCGCCTCGCGCGTCACCCTCGCCAGACCGTTGAGCGCCAGGATCCGCGCCACCTGCGTCAGCAGCCGATCCAGCAGCCGGAAGTTCCCTGGTAAGTTGTCCGCTCTCTGGCGCGATTCATTTTGGGCGATCCGGCATCCTGCATGCAGTCACAGCGACCGGCCCTCGGGCCGTCTCGCGGGGCCCGGAGGGGCGTCCCGCCGTGTTCCCGGCCGGGGGCCGCACGGTCCGATAATAGAACCTATGTCACACGGCCCCGGGCGCGGCCGGCAATTCATGTAGAAGTCGAGGATCTTGACGATTATCGTGGGGGTTCCGCCGCACCTCGAACCGGCACCCCGGAGCCCGCACCATGGCCGCCGTCGTCTGCCGCATCGACTCCGGCTTCGTCCTCCAGATCGAGGTGCCCTGCAAGGACTCGATGCTCGACGCCGAGGAGGCCATCCCGGAGGCCCCCAACCGGGCCGGCGTCGCCGCCACCGAAGAGGCGCTCACGCGATTCGACGCCGACGGCGCCCCCATCCACCTCGGGCCGCTGAAGCTCACCTCCATGGGCAAGGTCCACAAGCAATACCAGACCCCCTACGGCGTCGCCACCGTCGAGCGGCACGTCTACCAGGGATCGAAGGGCGGCAAGACCTACTGCCCCCTGGACCGCGACGCCCGCAGCGTCGTCAGATCGACACCGCGCTTCGCCCGGATGATCGCCCACAAGTACGCCGAGTTCGGCGCCGGCCGAGTGCTGGAGGACCTGGCCGAGAACCACGGCCGCCGGGTGGCCAAGGCCTTCGTCCGGGACGTCGCCGATGCGGTGGCCCCGGTCGCCCTGGCCAAGGAGGAGGACTGGCAGTACGAACTGCCGCGCCTCGACGCTCAGGTGGCGACGGTGACCATCGGCCTGGACGGGACGTGCCTGCTGATGTGCGAGGACGGCTGGCGCGAGGCGATGGTCGGCTCGATCGGCTTCTACGACAAGGACGGCGAGCGGCTGCATACCATTTATACCGCGGCCACGCCCGAGTACGGCAAGCTGACGTTCCTCGAGCGGTTCGACCGCGAGATCGACCGGGTCAAGGCGGCTTACCCCGAGGCGCGGTACGTCGGGGTGGCCGACGGGGCCCGGGACAACTGGCTGTACCTGGACCTGAAGACCGAGGTGCAGGTCGTGGACTTCTTCCACGCGACGCAATACCTCTGGGCGGCCGCCGACCCGCTGTTCCCCGACGACGCGACGGGGCTACGGCCGTGGATCGACTCGTGGTGCCACCGGCTGAAGCACGAACCCGGGGCGGCCAGGGCCCTGATCGCCGAGTTGGAGACGCGGGGGGCGGCCCTGGTCCGCAAGCGGCTGCCGGCGGAGGTCGACTCTGCGCTGACGTACTTCCGCAACCAGCTCAAGGGCGGGCGGATGGCCTACGCGGAGCTGGTCGCCGAGCACATCCCGATCGGCAGCGGGATGACCGAGGCGGCGTGCAAGGTGCTGGTCAAGCAGCGGCTCTGCGGCTCGGGGATGCGGTGGAAGGAGCGTGGCGCGGCGGCGGTGCTGGCGGTGCGGAGCCTGGCGTACACGCCGGAGCGTTGGGCGCAGTTCTGGTCGCGGGTCGACCGCAGCGGGTTCCCGGTGGCGGCGTGACGGGGATGCCGGCCAGGGTGAATTTCACATGAATTACCGGCCGCACCCACGGCCCCGGGCTGTCGATGTGATATCGGAATGATGTAGATATCCCGGTAAC contains the following coding sequences:
- a CDS encoding transposase; translated protein: MFLDESGSQLTPVVRRTYAPRGKTPIVEAWHRKGRISAISAVTVSPVRRRPNLYFRLLPDNTNAHGEDTAAFLAQLRGEIRGPMTILWDQGKIHRRSSVVKAYLGKHPGIEAEDFPGYAPDANPDEGVWGWTKYHRLPNYAPEDTDELRSCLWSELSALRGRPDLLGSFIRHAEIPLQL
- a CDS encoding ISKra4 family transposase is translated as MAAVVCRIDSGFVLQIEVPCKDSMLDAEEAIPEAPNRAGVAATEEALTRFDADGAPIHLGPLKLTSMGKVHKQYQTPYGVATVERHVYQGSKGGKTYCPLDRDARSVVRSTPRFARMIAHKYAEFGAGRVLEDLAENHGRRVAKAFVRDVADAVAPVALAKEEDWQYELPRLDAQVATVTIGLDGTCLLMCEDGWREAMVGSIGFYDKDGERLHTIYTAATPEYGKLTFLERFDREIDRVKAAYPEARYVGVADGARDNWLYLDLKTEVQVVDFFHATQYLWAAADPLFPDDATGLRPWIDSWCHRLKHEPGAARALIAELETRGAALVRKRLPAEVDSALTYFRNQLKGGRMAYAELVAEHIPIGSGMTEAACKVLVKQRLCGSGMRWKERGAAAVLAVRSLAYTPERWAQFWSRVDRSGFPVAA